The genomic segment CAGAAAATAAAACAAAGAAAAAACCAAAAGTCGTTTTAAGTTGGGCACCACATATAAAAGCATTACCTCACGCAGTTGGAAATAGTTTTGTACAAGCAATGCAAAAAATGGATGTTGAGTTTGTGATTGCAAATCCTGAAGGTTATAATTTAGACCCAAAAATCACAAAAGAAACGCCAATTTACCATAATCAAGAGGAAGCTTTAAAAGATGCAGATTTTGTCTACGCAAAAAATTGGAGCTCTTATGACGAATATGGAAAAGTATTAAAAACCGACTTAGATTGGATGATTACCAATAAAAAGATTGGAGATGCAAAGTTTATGCATTGTCTACCTGTAAGAAGAAACGTTGTGGTTGCTGACGAAGTTTTAGATGGAGAAAATTCTTTGGTGATTGAGCAATCAAACAATAGAACTTTTGCAGCGCAATTGGTTTTGAAAAAGATTTTAGAAAATTTATAAATGGCTTTTAGCCTTTAGCTTTTAGCAATTTGCTGCCAAAAGCTAAAAGCTAAAAGATAAAAGCTATCAGATGGAAAAACTATCAATCATAAAAATTGGAGGAAATATTATAGAAGATACAGCTTCTTTAGATGCTTTTCTTAAATTATTTTCGAATTTAGAAGGAAAGAAAGTATTAGTTCACGGAGGTGGAAAACGAGCCACAAGTATTGCCTCAAAATTGGGTATTGAATCTAAAATGATAAATGGACGAAGAATTACTGATGCAGCAACGTTGGAAGTAATTACCATGGTTTATGGAGGTTTAGTCAACAAAAATATGGTGGCAAAATTGCAAGCTTTAAAAACAAATGCTATTGGTTTAACTGGTGCAGATATGAATAGTATTCAATCCGAAAAAAGACCTGTAAAAAAAATAGATTTTGGATTTGTTGGTGATGTAAAAAAAATACATCATACAAATATTAATAAATTAATTCAGGCTGATTTTACGCCCGTTTTTTGTGCCATTACACACGATGGAAATGGACAATTATTAAACACAAATGCAGATACAATTGCAAGCACAATTGCAATTGGCATGAGTAACATTTATGAAACTTCCATTTATTATTGCTTTGAATTGAATGGTGTTTTACAAGATTTTAATGATAAAGAATCTGTTATTAAAAACATAAATTCAGAGAAATACAAACAACTTTTAGAAGATAACATTATTGTAAATGGAATGATTCCTAAAATTGACAATTGCTTTGATGCTTTACAAAACGGAGTAGAAAAAGTACATATTGGAAACACTTCTATGTTCACAAAAGAAAATAATAATTTTACAACAATTACTTTATAAATGGAAATTCAACAATTAACAGAAAATGCGATTTCACTTTTAAAAAGTTTAATTGAAACGCAATCTTTTTCATCCGAAGAAGATAAAACTGCTCTTTTAATAGAAAACTGGTTTAAAACACATAACATTCCTTTTAAAAGAACAAAAAATAACGTTTGGACAACCAATAAATATTTTGATAAAAATAAGCCTACACTACTTTTAAATTCTCATCACGATACTGTAAAACCAAATTCTGCTTACACAAAGGATCCTTTTAAAGCGATTGTTAGTGATGGAAAATTATACGGTTTAGGTTCTAATGACGCTGGTGGATGCTTGGTTTCTTTAATGGCTACTTTTACGCATTTCTATCAGCAAAAAGATTTAAAATACAATTTGGTAATTGTGGCTTCTGCTGAAGAAGAAAGCAGTGGATCAAATGGATTAAATTCTATGCTATCTGTAATTCCACATATAGATGTTGCCATTGTTGGCGAACCAACATTAATGAATTTGGCAGTTGCAGAAAAAGGTTTGGTAGTTTTTGATGCAGTTGTAGCAGGAACTCCGAGTCATGCTGCACATCCAAATAATAACAATTCAATTTACAATTCAATTGAGGTTTTACAATGGTTTAAAGATTTTAAGTTTAAAAAAAGTTCGAAAGCTTTGGGTAATGTAAAAATGACGGTTACACAAATAAATGCTGGTAAACAGCACAATGTAGTTCCAGCGTATGTAAATTTGGTGATTGACGTTCGGGTAAATGACGCGTATTCAAACCAAGAAATTGCAAACATTTTACAAGAAAATTCGCCTTGCACAGAAATAACTCCAAGAAGTTTACGCTTAAATTCGTCATCAATATCCACAGCACACGATTTGGTGAAAGCAGGAATTGCTATGGGAAGAAAAACGTATGGTTCGCCAACATTATCAGACCAATCTGTGTTATCTTGCCAATCTTTAAAATTAGGGCCTGGAGACAGCACACGTTCTCATTCTGCAAATGAATTTATTTATTTAGCTGAAATTGAGGAAGGAATACAAGTTTATATTGAGTTATTAAATAGAGTTATTATAAAATAGTTGATAGTTAATGGTTTTTAGTTGGTGGTTTAAAAACTCCAACCAAAAATCATCAACCAAAAACCAAAAACCAAGAATACATGAAACTTTGGGATAAAGGATTTTCAATAGACAAACAAATAGAAAACTTTACAGTGGGTAATGATCGAGAAATTGACATACATATTGCAAAATATGATGTGCAAGCTTCGTTAGCACACGCCATAATGCTAGAATCTATTGGAATTATTACTGCTGATGAATTGGTAGATTTGAAAAAAGGATTGCAAGAGTTAGCAAAAGATATCGAAAATGGAGACTTTGCTATTGAAGCTTCTTTTGAAGATGTACACTCTAAAATTGAATGGGAATTGACAAACAAATTAGGTGAAGTTGGTAAGAAAATTCATACGGCACGTTCCAGAAATGATCAAGTTTTAGTAGCGCTTCAATTGTATTACAAAGACAACCTAAAGTTGATTAATTCAAAAGTTGAAGTTCTATTTGAAACCTTATTAAATCTTGCTGAAACACATAAAGAAAGCCTTTTACCTGGTTATACACATTTACAAGTGGCAATGCCATCTTCATTCGGGCTGTGGTTTTCTGCTTATGCAGAATTATTAATTGACGATGTGTATATGCTAAATGCTGTAACTAAAGTTGTTGACCAAAATCCTTTGGGTTCTGCTGCTGGTTATGGAAGCTCTTTTCCTATTGATAGAGAATTAACAACCAAAGAATTGGAGTTTGCAACACTAAAATACAATGTGGTTGCTGCTCAATTAAGTCGTGGAAAAAGTGAGCGTTCCATCGCTGCTGCTTTGGGCGGCTTGTGT from the Polaribacter cellanae genome contains:
- the argB gene encoding acetylglutamate kinase, giving the protein MEKLSIIKIGGNIIEDTASLDAFLKLFSNLEGKKVLVHGGGKRATSIASKLGIESKMINGRRITDAATLEVITMVYGGLVNKNMVAKLQALKTNAIGLTGADMNSIQSEKRPVKKIDFGFVGDVKKIHHTNINKLIQADFTPVFCAITHDGNGQLLNTNADTIASTIAIGMSNIYETSIYYCFELNGVLQDFNDKESVIKNINSEKYKQLLEDNIIVNGMIPKIDNCFDALQNGVEKVHIGNTSMFTKENNNFTTITL
- a CDS encoding M20 family metallo-hydrolase, with the translated sequence MEIQQLTENAISLLKSLIETQSFSSEEDKTALLIENWFKTHNIPFKRTKNNVWTTNKYFDKNKPTLLLNSHHDTVKPNSAYTKDPFKAIVSDGKLYGLGSNDAGGCLVSLMATFTHFYQQKDLKYNLVIVASAEEESSGSNGLNSMLSVIPHIDVAIVGEPTLMNLAVAEKGLVVFDAVVAGTPSHAAHPNNNNSIYNSIEVLQWFKDFKFKKSSKALGNVKMTVTQINAGKQHNVVPAYVNLVIDVRVNDAYSNQEIANILQENSPCTEITPRSLRLNSSSISTAHDLVKAGIAMGRKTYGSPTLSDQSVLSCQSLKLGPGDSTRSHSANEFIYLAEIEEGIQVYIELLNRVIIK
- the argH gene encoding argininosuccinate lyase, whose amino-acid sequence is MKLWDKGFSIDKQIENFTVGNDREIDIHIAKYDVQASLAHAIMLESIGIITADELVDLKKGLQELAKDIENGDFAIEASFEDVHSKIEWELTNKLGEVGKKIHTARSRNDQVLVALQLYYKDNLKLINSKVEVLFETLLNLAETHKESLLPGYTHLQVAMPSSFGLWFSAYAELLIDDVYMLNAVTKVVDQNPLGSAAGYGSSFPIDRELTTKELEFATLKYNVVAAQLSRGKSERSIAAALGGLCNTMARFAMDVCLYMSQNFGFISFPDELTTGSSIMPHKKNPDVFELIRGKCNKIQALHTEMVLITNNLPTGYHRDFQLLKENIINAFEDVKDILDIFNYSIQQVIVKDINLNDEKYQHLFTVDSINNLVVEGMSFREAYQQIGGQVQAGTYKADLGKQHTHIGSIHNLSLDKIAEKYPK